From Porphyromonadaceae bacterium W3.11, one genomic window encodes:
- a CDS encoding IS256 family transposase, with product MQFKEILSNLMTEPNGVGRLMELIIEIAMQGERELYKEDSGDVSNGYRSRRIFASGNMLELRVPRTRQQGFMPLILGVLKDQEKEMGELAGYLYSCGNTMEDISGVFERLYGKRYSTSQINRLSLSTQEAVEEWRQRRLPRTLEALVIDATYLPVRRGESVSKEAFFVVMSLDSEGRRDIVGVYNNPTEGSGIWGEFFEDLKSRGLEEVGLIISDGLNNIEEVAREHFTEVEVQLCTVHLQREITRKIRPRDKSAIASDLQEVFSKDGSRSSPLDGLESFKNFAFRWRKSYPFLTKIANGQRIEYYFTYLKYDVSVRKYIHSTNWIERFNRQVKKGARYKCALPSVESALHLIGSIAINANYLKKRIGDLTLGLRKNNEK from the coding sequence ATGCAATTTAAGGAAATTCTATCAAACTTGATGACAGAGCCAAATGGAGTTGGCCGTTTAATGGAGTTAATCATCGAAATAGCGATGCAAGGGGAGAGGGAACTGTATAAAGAAGATAGTGGCGATGTGAGCAATGGATACCGCTCCCGTCGCATCTTTGCGAGTGGTAATATGCTAGAATTACGAGTACCCCGAACTCGACAGCAGGGCTTCATGCCCTTGATTTTAGGCGTTCTCAAAGATCAAGAGAAAGAGATGGGAGAACTAGCAGGTTATCTATATAGCTGCGGTAATACGATGGAGGATATCTCTGGAGTATTCGAGCGTTTGTATGGTAAACGTTATAGTACGAGTCAAATCAATCGTCTCTCCTTATCGACCCAAGAAGCAGTAGAAGAGTGGCGTCAAAGACGTCTACCGAGGACTTTAGAGGCACTTGTTATCGATGCTACATATCTTCCTGTACGGAGAGGAGAAAGTGTGAGCAAGGAGGCATTTTTTGTAGTGATGAGTTTAGATAGCGAAGGACGTCGAGACATCGTGGGTGTCTATAATAATCCAACAGAGGGAAGCGGCATCTGGGGCGAGTTTTTTGAGGATCTAAAAAGCCGAGGACTCGAAGAGGTAGGACTAATCATTTCAGACGGGTTGAATAACATTGAAGAGGTTGCACGTGAGCACTTTACAGAAGTGGAAGTCCAGCTCTGCACGGTGCATCTACAGCGAGAAATAACTCGAAAGATACGCCCTCGAGATAAGTCAGCCATCGCAAGTGATCTACAGGAGGTCTTTAGTAAAGACGGCTCAAGAAGCTCACCTTTAGATGGCCTAGAGAGCTTTAAAAACTTTGCGTTCAGATGGCGTAAGAGCTATCCTTTTCTCACAAAAATAGCTAACGGTCAGAGGATAGAGTATTACTTCACATACCTAAAATACGACGTCAGTGTTCGCAAGTACATTCATAGTACTAACTGGATAGAACGCTTCAATAGACAGGTAAAGAAAGGGGCTCGATATAAATGTGCATTACCTAGCGTAGAATCCGCTCTACACTTGATAGGTAGTATTGCAATCAATGCAAACTATCTGAAGAAAAGAATAGGAGATCTAACTCTTGGACTTAGGAAGAACAATGAAAAGTAA
- a CDS encoding efflux RND transporter periplasmic adaptor subunit produces MKINKTILYSVCLLTIIATGCSKKKQSDHTEDDSNKIVKVTVAQAIEKQYTPTADFSGTVEPNREANLGSSIPGRIEKINYSKGSYVPEGAIIAELSDEMLVQAEIELNAILKDYERMSRLKEKNSISIMDYDHIKAKYDASKSKVDMIKKNTSIRAPFSGVLVDIMVEEGENYSFVPSVSSDMKVKSGIVTLMQLNPLKVKVEVNERESDAIRKGQSVDLSFDAYPDEKVTGKVSFISPILSAATRSTEVEITIPNNQNKLKPGMFCRTSIILPETQGVFVPINAIHRAQGTGDDFVYILNSDSTVRRVQVTRREIVDGLVHIPELNKDDVVVIDGKNKLDNGSTVEVVRD; encoded by the coding sequence ATGAAGATCAATAAAACAATTCTCTACTCAGTTTGTCTGCTGACTATTATCGCAACTGGCTGTAGTAAAAAGAAACAATCAGATCACACTGAGGATGACAGTAATAAGATTGTCAAGGTGACTGTGGCACAAGCCATTGAGAAGCAATACACTCCAACAGCGGACTTCTCCGGTACCGTGGAACCTAATAGAGAAGCCAATCTAGGCTCTTCTATTCCTGGACGAATTGAGAAAATCAATTACTCTAAAGGTAGTTATGTCCCTGAGGGTGCCATTATTGCTGAACTCTCCGACGAAATGTTGGTACAGGCTGAGATCGAACTTAATGCCATCCTTAAGGACTATGAACGAATGTCAAGACTTAAGGAGAAGAATAGTATCAGCATCATGGACTATGATCATATCAAGGCAAAGTATGATGCTAGTAAGAGTAAGGTGGATATGATTAAGAAAAACACCTCTATACGGGCTCCTTTTTCAGGTGTCCTTGTCGATATAATGGTAGAGGAGGGCGAGAATTACTCCTTCGTCCCATCTGTTAGTTCGGATATGAAGGTTAAGAGTGGTATTGTGACACTAATGCAATTGAATCCCCTGAAAGTCAAGGTGGAAGTGAATGAGAGAGAAAGCGATGCCATTCGTAAGGGGCAGTCAGTAGATCTTTCTTTTGATGCTTATCCTGATGAAAAGGTTACTGGAAAAGTGAGTTTCATCTCTCCAATACTCTCTGCAGCTACTAGGAGTACAGAGGTAGAGATCACTATTCCTAATAATCAGAATAAACTAAAACCAGGTATGTTCTGCCGAACATCAATCATATTACCAGAGACCCAAGGGGTCTTTGTCCCTATTAATGCTATCCATAGAGCACAAGGTACAGGCGATGACTTTGTTTATATCCTCAATAGTGATAGTACCGTGAGACGCGTACAAGTGACTCGTCGAGAGATCGTAGATGGACTCGTACACATCCCTGAATTAAATAAGGATGATGTGGTCGTCATCGACGGCAAAAATAAGTTGGATAATGGTTCTACCGTCGAGGTGGTCCGTGACTGA
- a CDS encoding LytTR family DNA-binding domain-containing protein encodes MNAVIVEDEFIAAQGLERLIVSVNPEIKVIEVLQTVEECVEWFRTHEAPDMVFMDIHLADGDSFTIFQQVEITAPIIFTTAYDEYALKAFEVNSIDYLLKPITRKSLERALDKMKRLTHEQSKSNKEMVEELVHTIRSSNEPYKRHFLIPYKDRLIPVSTDDIAYIFSEEKMAKVVCFNQQSYLIDESLDEMLRQLSAEQFFRANRQYIISHKAIVDIAMWFNGKLVVNLSVPAPERIIVSRARSTQFKEWYVSNTD; translated from the coding sequence ATGAATGCAGTAATTGTAGAGGATGAATTTATAGCTGCCCAAGGTTTGGAGCGATTGATCGTTAGCGTGAACCCCGAGATAAAGGTTATTGAGGTTCTGCAGACCGTTGAAGAGTGCGTGGAGTGGTTTCGTACTCATGAAGCTCCTGATATGGTCTTTATGGACATTCATCTCGCTGATGGAGACTCCTTCACTATCTTTCAGCAGGTCGAGATTACGGCCCCCATTATCTTCACGACCGCCTATGATGAGTATGCCCTGAAGGCGTTTGAAGTCAATAGTATTGACTATCTACTTAAGCCTATCACTCGTAAAAGTCTGGAACGAGCTTTGGATAAGATGAAGCGACTAACTCATGAGCAAAGCAAGAGTAACAAAGAGATGGTTGAGGAGTTGGTGCACACCATTCGTTCGTCCAATGAGCCTTATAAACGGCATTTTTTGATTCCCTATAAAGATCGCTTGATTCCAGTCTCTACCGATGACATCGCCTATATTTTTTCCGAGGAAAAGATGGCAAAGGTTGTTTGCTTCAATCAACAATCGTATTTGATTGATGAGTCCTTAGATGAGATGCTCCGACAGCTCTCTGCAGAGCAATTTTTCCGAGCCAATCGCCAGTATATCATTTCACATAAAGCCATTGTTGATATTGCTATGTGGTTCAATGGCAAGTTGGTCGTGAATCTATCTGTCCCAGCTCCAGAGCGAATTATTGTGAGCCGAGCACGCTCAACCCAGTTCAAGGAGTGGTACGTTAGTAATACCGATTAG
- a CDS encoding PL29 family lyase N-terminal domain-containing protein, with protein sequence MKRNYLVLLLILLSVSLFTACTNLDDIYSRLDDHDKRLKTLEALSNNVNKEVQNLKILIESSSIKSYKALPDGSGYELVMGGGKTITLKNGTKPTVGVKKDEDGKLYWTIDDDWLRDADNQKVRAEGEDGAETATPQFRVDADGYWEVSMDGGKLWQSIMGADGKPVKAVGQDGTADLDITEKDGVVIIQYNGQTFKLPINAAEAPDTPNHPRLPLENVAEFNVNTEGNGFTTSHEYDKCGFFSFEEAVEKFKTVEIDGKTYHMPSKEEWLAVVPVEECIYFDWDKGGEIDYDLPETVMVNGKTIESTNDYKTTKHNKTYALRYKGTDLMSAWLYEYTEYDSLRVLKITACYVGDQPDIKLADITKTAFWEGAKGKVVRVLPAAGKIHKEWGPSFSGSSGEYLSSTANGSDQVYCMVFDYARAYVNGDNYTDQLSRPVRLFESAK encoded by the coding sequence ATGAAAAGAAATTATCTTGTCTTATTATTAATTCTATTGTCTGTATCGCTTTTTACAGCGTGTACAAACTTAGACGATATTTACAGTCGCCTCGATGACCACGACAAGCGACTCAAAACATTGGAGGCACTCTCGAACAATGTAAATAAGGAAGTGCAAAATCTAAAGATCTTGATAGAGTCATCCAGCATCAAATCCTACAAAGCACTACCTGATGGAAGCGGATATGAGCTGGTGATGGGCGGTGGAAAAACTATTACCCTTAAGAATGGCACAAAACCCACAGTAGGGGTAAAAAAGGATGAGGATGGTAAGCTATACTGGACCATTGATGACGACTGGCTTCGGGATGCTGATAATCAGAAGGTAAGAGCCGAAGGAGAGGATGGAGCGGAGACTGCTACACCTCAGTTTAGAGTGGATGCTGATGGCTACTGGGAGGTGAGCATGGATGGTGGCAAGCTATGGCAATCCATCATGGGCGCTGATGGCAAGCCTGTGAAAGCAGTCGGGCAAGATGGTACTGCAGACTTAGACATCACCGAAAAGGATGGTGTGGTTATCATCCAGTACAATGGGCAAACCTTCAAGCTCCCTATCAATGCTGCAGAGGCTCCTGACACACCTAATCATCCAAGATTACCTTTGGAGAACGTAGCAGAATTCAACGTCAACACTGAGGGAAATGGATTTACTACCTCTCACGAGTATGACAAGTGTGGTTTCTTTAGCTTTGAAGAGGCGGTAGAAAAGTTTAAGACAGTAGAAATCGATGGGAAGACCTATCACATGCCATCCAAGGAAGAGTGGCTCGCCGTGGTACCTGTAGAAGAGTGTATCTATTTTGATTGGGATAAAGGTGGGGAGATTGACTATGACCTCCCTGAGACTGTAATGGTAAATGGCAAGACTATTGAGTCTACCAATGATTACAAAACTACAAAACATAATAAAACTTATGCACTCCGCTACAAAGGAACAGACTTGATGTCTGCTTGGCTATATGAATACACCGAATATGATAGTTTAAGGGTGCTTAAAATAACCGCCTGCTACGTTGGTGACCAGCCAGATATCAAGCTTGCTGACATTACAAAAACAGCCTTCTGGGAGGGAGCTAAGGGCAAGGTTGTACGTGTTCTCCCTGCTGCAGGTAAGATACACAAGGAATGGGGTCCCAGTTTTTCGGGGTCAAGTGGAGAGTACCTTTCTTCTACTGCAAATGGATCTGATCAAGTATATTGCATGGTTTTTGACTATGCTAGAGCTTACGTAAATGGTGATAATTACACAGACCAACTCTCAAGGCCTGTAAGACTATTTGAGTCTGCTAAGTAA
- a CDS encoding TolC family protein — MKTISLATNRWVHRSMLSILLLLTSLTSAMAQQILTLEECRKLALEQNKQVRMADDDVAMAQLKKKEMETKYLPRISFNGGYLRTQKNFSLFEKDQFLPIVPYNTIDPKTGNFNPQALADPATAMNTLVINPKTGQPMLDSSGNPIFKNYAMLPADKLNLGEQNKFYAGFSLQQPIFMGLKIVEGNKMASVAANIAQEKVLLTKAEVLVQTDQAYWRAVSLQEKVKLAKSYEGLLDQLVTDLSNMYAEGIITNNDVLKAQVKQNEAKLKVLKAENGLALSKMALAQIIGMVDEEIELYDSRIDQQEFAPSALASAELVADNRLELSMLKEKLLIMESKENIERSKFMPNIFLTAGYGWMNPNPYNSLKKEFGGDWHVGVVVSIPLVTWGERSHSLHSAQIEKTKTQRELDQAREMIQLQVRQNQYKYTESIKKVELTKLSKSQAEENMRVTKEQLREGRVRLTDLLEAQVQWESAASEYIDALIEHKVTLSELEKATGEIYKYIHE; from the coding sequence ATGAAGACAATAAGTTTAGCAACGAATCGCTGGGTACACAGATCTATGCTTTCCATTCTTTTGCTTTTGACCTCTCTGACTTCAGCTATGGCACAGCAGATACTTACTCTGGAGGAGTGCCGTAAGTTAGCTTTGGAGCAGAATAAGCAAGTGCGTATGGCTGACGATGATGTGGCAATGGCACAGCTGAAGAAGAAAGAGATGGAGACTAAATATCTCCCCCGAATCAGTTTCAATGGAGGTTATCTAAGGACACAGAAGAACTTTTCGCTTTTTGAGAAAGACCAATTTCTTCCGATTGTCCCCTATAATACGATTGACCCTAAGACTGGTAACTTTAACCCTCAGGCACTAGCAGATCCTGCTACAGCTATGAATACTTTGGTCATCAACCCCAAGACTGGCCAGCCGATGTTGGATTCCTCGGGCAATCCTATCTTTAAGAACTATGCCATGCTACCTGCTGATAAACTGAATCTAGGGGAGCAAAATAAGTTCTATGCTGGCTTTTCTCTACAGCAACCCATATTTATGGGCCTAAAGATTGTTGAGGGCAATAAGATGGCTAGTGTCGCCGCTAATATTGCTCAAGAGAAGGTCCTTCTCACCAAAGCTGAAGTCCTCGTCCAGACGGATCAAGCCTATTGGCGAGCTGTATCTCTTCAGGAGAAAGTGAAGCTAGCAAAATCATATGAGGGTCTCTTAGATCAATTGGTTACTGACCTTTCCAATATGTATGCGGAAGGGATCATTACTAATAATGACGTCCTCAAAGCACAGGTTAAGCAAAATGAAGCCAAGCTCAAAGTGCTTAAGGCTGAAAATGGGCTAGCCCTCTCTAAGATGGCACTAGCTCAGATTATTGGCATGGTGGATGAAGAGATCGAGTTGTATGATAGCCGAATTGACCAGCAGGAGTTTGCCCCTTCTGCACTAGCCTCTGCCGAGTTGGTTGCAGATAACAGGTTAGAACTCTCAATGCTGAAAGAAAAGCTATTGATCATGGAGTCTAAGGAAAATATAGAACGTTCTAAGTTCATGCCAAATATTTTCCTGACAGCAGGCTACGGATGGATGAATCCTAATCCATACAATAGCTTAAAGAAAGAGTTTGGTGGCGATTGGCATGTAGGTGTGGTTGTCTCTATTCCTCTCGTTACTTGGGGTGAGAGATCACATAGCTTACACTCCGCCCAAATCGAAAAGACTAAGACTCAGCGTGAACTAGATCAAGCTCGTGAAATGATACAGCTACAGGTTCGCCAAAATCAATATAAATATACTGAATCTATTAAGAAAGTGGAGCTTACCAAGCTCTCTAAGTCCCAAGCAGAGGAGAACATGAGGGTGACTAAGGAGCAACTTAGAGAGGGACGTGTACGTCTGACAGACCTCTTAGAGGCTCAGGTCCAATGGGAATCTGCTGCTTCCGAGTACATCGATGCACTGATAGAGCACAAGGTAACCCTTTCGGAATTGGAAAAGGCTACTGGTGAGATTTACAAGTATATCCATGAATAA
- a CDS encoding efflux RND transporter permease subunit codes for MKLPEIGVKRPVATTMLFLAIMLLGIVSMKMLPLDMMPDMEIPSVTVLTVYPGASANEVEEQVTKPLETVLSGAERLTEIKSTSKENVSVIQLNYNWGGDATSAANNARDLIELAKSALPAEAMQPIIYKINSSMMPILAYAVNANENYNGISQIIEDDIAATLRKVDGVGTVVYMGQPEREIRVSVDPQKLSAYKLSVEQITMMLKGSNISVPAGNINMGVYDFPVRMPGQFESVSEIGNTVLKSFNGHIVRLKDVANVEDSFKDKEAFARNHKGQGVALMVQKQSGSNTVEVVNAVRAKIEEIQKTLPADVKISEVLSSDEVVVNSVNNLTSSILYALVFVTLVVLMFLREWKSSLIVFLTMPVSLISAFIAMYAFGYTINTFSLMSLVIAIGMVVDNAIVVLENITQHIERGSKPKQAAIFGTSEMGMAILASTATTLVVFLPMLFMGGIVGIMFKQLAILTTICMVMSLFTALTLTPMLSSRLLKEAPRTGEKIHRSKFYIASEKMFNKLENGYKSLLGWVVFHKSLTILIALFIFVFTMFIGRNVGTDYIPDIDASTVAVVFETEVGTSAVETDSISQKILEIMRDEIPEINNDAAVSITGQTEEGALTTVGFSEGKNVGTILCHLVPPGERERTTAEIAEAIRSKVEAIPQIEKMKVTGSSVLASAITGNKRPIELVISGTDFNKMNAVARDLESKFLQIPEFSDIATTIDPGKLELQVVVDKEKASQLALNNALIGMQLRQSLYGSESGNFTENGEDYKIVVRYAPEYRDEISKLKEIQLTNLLGQQVPLSAVADIVEDLGPLQIQHMSQQRYVKVTAGLNNISLGDATALAEEVIADASFPEGVNVEIGGQVDDQSTSFKSLYLIFFLGIALVYMVMAAQFESFKDPFIILFAIPFTLVGVIWAFYITGITLSVTTFIGLIMLLGIVVNNGIVLVDYINMLRKRGYQLRDAVMEAGRSRLRPVLMTSLTTILGMLPMALSTGMGHEMNSPLAVTIIGGLLISTLVTLLLVPAIYTAIYHRTLARDRRSFRLKSRREGNQTNA; via the coding sequence ATGAAATTACCTGAAATAGGCGTAAAGAGACCTGTAGCTACCACTATGCTATTTTTGGCTATCATGTTGCTTGGAATCGTCTCCATGAAGATGCTTCCCCTGGATATGATGCCAGATATGGAGATCCCCTCAGTAACAGTTCTTACTGTTTACCCAGGAGCTTCGGCTAATGAGGTGGAGGAACAGGTGACTAAGCCACTAGAGACCGTCCTTTCGGGAGCCGAAAGGCTTACGGAGATTAAGTCTACCTCTAAGGAAAATGTCTCTGTCATTCAATTGAACTACAACTGGGGAGGCGACGCCACCTCCGCAGCCAATAATGCTAGAGACCTTATAGAGCTAGCCAAGTCTGCCTTGCCAGCTGAGGCAATGCAGCCGATTATATATAAGATCAACTCTTCTATGATGCCAATCCTGGCCTATGCTGTTAATGCCAATGAAAATTACAATGGTATCAGTCAGATTATAGAGGACGATATCGCAGCCACCTTACGCAAAGTTGATGGGGTCGGTACTGTCGTGTATATGGGACAGCCTGAACGTGAGATTAGAGTCAGCGTTGATCCACAGAAACTTTCAGCCTATAAGCTCTCTGTCGAGCAGATCACAATGATGCTGAAAGGGAGCAATATTAGTGTTCCTGCTGGTAATATCAATATGGGGGTCTATGACTTCCCTGTTCGTATGCCTGGACAATTTGAGTCGGTTAGTGAGATTGGGAATACCGTACTTAAGTCCTTTAATGGACATATTGTAAGGCTGAAGGATGTGGCTAACGTAGAGGATTCCTTTAAGGATAAAGAAGCCTTTGCGAGAAACCATAAAGGACAGGGTGTCGCTCTGATGGTGCAAAAGCAATCAGGGAGCAACACAGTAGAGGTAGTTAATGCCGTACGTGCTAAGATAGAAGAGATTCAGAAAACACTTCCTGCTGATGTGAAAATCAGTGAAGTCCTTAGCTCTGATGAGGTGGTCGTTAATTCTGTTAATAACCTGACTTCATCTATCTTGTATGCCTTGGTATTTGTGACCTTGGTTGTATTGATGTTCTTAAGAGAGTGGAAGTCTAGTTTGATTGTTTTCTTAACGATGCCGGTTTCACTGATCAGTGCCTTCATCGCTATGTATGCATTCGGCTACACTATTAATACCTTCTCTTTGATGTCTTTAGTCATCGCTATTGGTATGGTGGTGGATAATGCCATCGTGGTACTTGAGAATATTACCCAGCATATTGAGAGAGGATCAAAGCCTAAGCAAGCGGCTATCTTTGGTACCTCAGAGATGGGTATGGCTATTTTAGCCTCTACTGCGACTACATTGGTGGTCTTCCTACCTATGTTGTTTATGGGCGGTATTGTAGGGATTATGTTTAAGCAATTGGCAATACTGACTACCATCTGTATGGTCATGTCACTATTCACCGCTTTGACCCTCACTCCGATGCTTTCTTCTAGATTACTTAAGGAAGCTCCACGTACAGGTGAAAAAATACATCGCTCTAAGTTTTACATCGCCAGTGAGAAGATGTTTAATAAGCTGGAAAATGGCTATAAGTCACTTCTTGGATGGGTGGTCTTCCACAAGAGTCTTACTATCCTGATAGCATTATTTATCTTTGTCTTTACTATGTTCATCGGCAGGAATGTCGGTACCGACTACATTCCTGACATTGATGCTAGTACTGTGGCGGTTGTCTTCGAGACCGAAGTTGGGACTAGTGCGGTGGAGACCGATAGTATTAGTCAAAAGATCCTAGAGATTATGCGTGATGAGATCCCCGAGATCAATAATGATGCCGCCGTCTCTATTACAGGACAGACCGAAGAGGGAGCTCTGACTACTGTCGGGTTCTCTGAGGGTAAAAATGTCGGTACTATCCTCTGTCACCTTGTGCCACCAGGAGAGAGAGAAAGAACTACTGCGGAGATAGCAGAAGCTATAAGAAGTAAGGTAGAAGCTATTCCACAGATAGAGAAGATGAAAGTAACAGGATCAAGTGTTCTAGCATCTGCTATTACTGGTAATAAGAGGCCGATAGAGCTGGTCATCTCTGGTACAGACTTCAATAAGATGAATGCCGTGGCCCGTGATTTAGAGTCCAAGTTCCTACAGATTCCTGAGTTTAGCGACATAGCCACAACCATTGACCCTGGTAAACTTGAGTTACAAGTCGTGGTGGACAAAGAGAAAGCCTCACAACTAGCCTTAAATAACGCTCTCATAGGGATGCAATTAAGACAGAGCCTTTACGGTTCAGAATCTGGTAACTTTACTGAAAATGGAGAAGACTATAAAATAGTCGTTCGCTATGCCCCTGAGTATCGAGATGAAATCTCCAAGCTCAAGGAAATTCAGCTTACTAATCTACTTGGGCAGCAAGTCCCACTATCAGCCGTTGCAGATATTGTAGAGGATCTAGGACCTCTTCAAATCCAGCACATGTCTCAGCAGAGGTATGTTAAGGTTACCGCAGGGCTTAATAATATCTCCCTAGGAGACGCTACGGCTCTTGCTGAGGAGGTGATAGCTGATGCCAGCTTCCCCGAAGGAGTTAATGTAGAGATTGGTGGACAGGTAGATGATCAGAGTACCTCTTTCAAGTCTCTGTATCTCATCTTCTTCCTTGGTATTGCCCTCGTCTATATGGTGATGGCTGCCCAGTTTGAGTCCTTTAAGGATCCATTCATCATTCTCTTTGCGATACCATTTACCCTCGTTGGTGTGATATGGGCATTCTATATCACAGGTATTACACTGAGTGTCACTACCTTTATTGGCTTGATTATGCTTCTAGGTATTGTGGTAAATAATGGTATCGTCCTTGTGGACTACATCAATATGCTTCGCAAGAGGGGTTATCAGTTGCGAGATGCCGTGATGGAAGCCGGACGTTCACGTCTGAGACCAGTATTAATGACTTCGCTTACTACAATTCTTGGGATGCTTCCTATGGCTTTGAGTACCGGTATGGGACATGAGATGAATTCACCTCTTGCTGTCACCATTATTGGAGGTTTGTTGATTTCAACATTAGTGACCTTACTCCTAGTGCCTGCTATTTATACTGCGATCTATCATCGCACATTGGCACGGGATCGTAGATCTTTCCGATTGAAGTCAAGGAGAGAAGGGAACCAGACCAATGCATAA
- a CDS encoding histidine kinase, translated as MRRLSKQPFFLLYDKKTALTAAVILSFVLALVMFGSSVYITHLYNALDINKEELFSIDSLLILFLNTLMIYFLFRFQLWVITRYSNNRPVMWLILVGLFIVVGIGSNIISHFQDWSFTDQTINKLYSTLNYVKDMTILVITFLFTVLIYVINQSQETVTTNQTLAIENLKNKYTALKNQTDPHFLFNSLNTLNGLIGYDDERAHEYVEQLSSVFRFTMKDRSVIRVSEELEFVASYLYLMQIRYDDGLDIDIQDLDKYHDYYILPFGLQILIENAIKHNVISHKSPLTITVRVVDDRAIRVENNLQPRQVRSKGTGVGLSNLYELYQLMFGREIAIISTDKFFAVEIPLIKHLENTKLINV; from the coding sequence ATGAGGCGACTTAGTAAACAACCATTCTTCTTACTTTACGATAAAAAAACAGCCCTCACGGCTGCTGTTATCTTGAGCTTTGTTTTAGCTTTGGTGATGTTTGGCTCCTCGGTCTATATCACGCACTTATATAATGCGTTAGATATTAATAAGGAAGAGCTCTTCTCGATCGATTCGCTATTGATATTATTTCTGAATACTTTGATGATCTATTTCCTCTTTCGTTTTCAGCTATGGGTCATCACTCGTTATTCTAACAACCGCCCTGTCATGTGGCTGATTTTAGTGGGGTTATTCATTGTTGTGGGGATTGGAAGTAATATTATATCTCACTTTCAGGATTGGAGTTTTACAGATCAGACCATTAATAAACTTTATTCCACGCTCAACTATGTCAAGGATATGACTATCTTGGTCATCACCTTTCTCTTTACAGTACTAATCTATGTGATAAATCAGAGTCAAGAAACAGTGACGACGAACCAAACCTTAGCCATTGAGAATCTTAAAAATAAATATACTGCTCTGAAGAATCAGACAGATCCCCACTTCTTATTTAATTCCCTCAACACCCTCAACGGCCTGATAGGCTATGATGATGAGCGAGCACATGAATATGTGGAGCAACTCTCGTCTGTTTTTCGATTTACGATGAAGGACCGCTCCGTCATTAGAGTGTCAGAGGAGTTGGAATTTGTCGCTTCCTATCTCTACCTTATGCAGATACGGTATGATGATGGGTTGGATATAGACATTCAAGATTTGGACAAGTATCATGATTATTATATCCTGCCCTTTGGGTTGCAAATATTGATAGAGAATGCGATCAAGCATAATGTGATTAGCCATAAGTCTCCGCTTACCATCACTGTCCGTGTTGTTGACGATCGTGCGATACGGGTGGAGAATAACCTACAGCCTAGACAAGTGAGATCGAAGGGTACAGGAGTGGGGCTATCCAACCTATATGAGTTATATCAGTTGATGTTTGGGCGAGAGATAGCTATTATCTCCACAGATAAATTTTTCGCTGTAGAGATTCCTTTGATAAAGCATTTGGAGAATACAAAGCTAATTAATGTATAA